The Toxotes jaculatrix isolate fToxJac2 chromosome 21, fToxJac2.pri, whole genome shotgun sequence genome includes a region encoding these proteins:
- the LOC121201445 gene encoding G protein-activated inward rectifier potassium channel 1-like encodes MSAIRRKFGEDYQVVNTNRGMTFSAPVKRKRQRFVEKNGRCNVQHGNLGGETSRYISDLFTTLVDLKWRWNLLIFILTYTVAWLVMASMWWVIAYIRGDLSHGGHDSSYTPCVANVYNFPSAFLFFIETEATIGYGYRYITEKCPEGIILFLFQSLLGSIVDAFLIGCMFIKMSQPKKRAETLMFSQDAVISQRDGKLCLMFRVGNLRNSHMVSAQIRCKLIKSRQTPEGEFLPLDQCELDVGFGTGADQLFLVSPLTICHEINTKSPFFDLSQRSLMNEQFEIVVILEGIVETTGMTCQARTSYTEDEVLWGHRFLPVMSLEEGFFRVDYSQFHNTFEVPTPPYSVKEQEEKSSVTSPNQLPVAPTPSSPLLGNGGRGGRRERLLSADYADHAEDQASRLPSKLQRMSSTKEEHLWRGLKTGSALPGGKASSTGDLPLSIQRLRSSSIPVARQGQLEEQVQLLSLDGDAEEGDLEKHRLPAAVSTIAAPIPTPIQIPLVGSRPEDNLPPKLRRMNADR; translated from the exons ATGTCAGCCATAAGGAGGAAATTTGGAGAAGACTACCAGGTGGTGAACACCAACCGGGGCATGACTTTTTCCGCCCCggtgaagagaaagagacagcgGTTTGTGGAGAAGAACGGTCGCTGCAACGTCCAGCACGGTAACCTTGGAGGAGAGACCAGCCGGTACATCTCCGATCTCTTCACCACGCTGGTGGATCTCAAGTGGCGCTGGAACCtgctcatcttcatcctcacttACACAGTTGCATGGCTTGTCATGGCATCAATGTGGTGGGTGATCGCCTACATCCGCGGCGACCTGAGCCACGGCGGCCACGACTCGTCCTACACCCCGTGCGTCGCCAACGTGTACAACTTTCCCTCcgcgtttttgtttttcatcgaGACCGAGGCGACCATCGGATACGGCTACCGCTACATCACAGAAAAGTGCCCGGAGGGtatcatcctcttcctcttccagtcgcTGCTGGGGTCCATCGTGGACGCCTTCCTCATCGGCTGCATGTTCATTAAGATGTCGCAGCCGAAGAAGCGCGCTGAGACGCTGATGTTCAGCCAGGACGCGGTCATTTCGCAGCGGGACGGGAAGTTGTGTCTCATGTTCCGGGTGGGGAACCTGCGGAACAGCCATATGGTGTCCGCGCAGATCAGGTGCAAACTCATCAAG tcCCGGCAGACCCCTGAGGGTGAATTCCTGCCCCTGGACCAATGTGAACTGGACGTGGGTTTTGGGACGGGGGCGGACCAGCTATTCTTGGTGTCGCCTCTAACCATCTGCCATGAAATCAACACCAAGAGCCCGTTCTTCGATCTGTCGCAGCGCTCTCTCATGAACGAACAGTTTGAGATTGTTGTCATCCTAGAAGGCATTGTGGAAACCACTG GTATGACGTGCCAGGCGAGAACATCTTACACTGAGGATGAAGTCTTGTGGGGTCATCGTTTTCTCCCCGTCATGTCACTGGAAGAGGGCTTCTTCAGAGTTGACTATTCCCAGTTCCACAACACATTTGAGGTCCCTACACCTCCTTACAGTGtcaaagagcaggaggagaaatcCTCTGTGACGTCACCCAACCAACTGCCTGTTGcacccaccccctcctctcctctgctgggCAATGGTGGCCGTGGAGGCCGCAGGGAGAGGCTCCTATCAGCCGACTACGCAGACCACGCAGAGGACCAAGCCTCTAGACTGCCCAGCAAACTCCAGCGCATGAGCTCCACCAAGGAGGAGCACCTCTGGAGGGGGCTGAAGACAGGGTCAGCCTTGCCAGGGGGGAAGGCCTCCAGCACGGGAGACCTGCCGCTTAGTATTCAGAGGCTGAGGTCCAGCTCCATCCCGGTGGCGAGGCAAGgacagctggaggagcaggtcCAGCTGTTGTCCTTGGATGGAGATGCAGAGGAGGGTGACCTGGAGAAACACAGACTGCCAGCAGCTGTTAGCACCATTGCTGCTCCAATCCCCACACCAATACAGATCCCCTTGGTAGGGAGTCGGCCAGAGGACAACCTGCCCCCCAAACTGCGCAGAATGAATGCTGACCGCTGA